The following are from one region of the Lytechinus variegatus isolate NC3 chromosome 4, Lvar_3.0, whole genome shotgun sequence genome:
- the LOC121412672 gene encoding trace amine-associated receptor 1-like, whose amino-acid sequence MDLENMSIIEYGSTTSSYPFTGPGPGPTTSPDPQQSLTGVTLIAITAVLSIVCNILNLIILPHLAELNEASRVFYMSLALVDLATGILLLPMSVAAVGGEWPFGNPLCKALGYFLTVTTGLSSSTVFYLNVDRFIAVTRPLRYASLVNRKRAIATMVSQTFGTFIILFFVLYFAGDRFNIIVYREFGVCLVDFSQPYFAPYTIFSFAISMWMYAILLLIFYVLMLHIVRRHARTIASQAAVAMVNASTVRTESQTRTTEQFQKDVERAEKLARHMRHRGLIKSVILTVSIAGAFYIAWLPFTICEVVAAVRGKRIPPNIMELASRLTLCNGWLNTVIYLLLKETYRHAVAEFVRKTWKGLCNHRRADVS is encoded by the coding sequence ATGGATCTAGAGAATATGAGCATAATCGAATATGGCAGTACGACATCGTCGTATCCTTTCACTGGACCTGGACCTGGGCCAACGACCTCACCGGACCCGCAGCAATCACTAACAGGAGTCACACTGATCGCTATTACCGCTGTCCTGTCAATTGTGTGCAATATCTTGAACCTCATCATCTTGCCCCACCTAGCAGAACTGAATGAAGCCAGTCGTGTGTTCTACATGTCCTTAGCACTCGTTGATCTGGCCACAGGTATCTTACTGTTGCCAATGAGCGTTGCTGCCGTCGGAGGAGAGTGGCCGTTTGGAAATCCGCTTTGTAAAGCTCTAGGGTATTTTCTGACGGTGACAACGGGACTATCCTCATCAACAGTATTTTACCTGAATGTCGACCGTTTCATCGCAGTTACAAGACCTTTACGTTACGCCTCTCTTGTCAATCGGAAGCGCGCAATTGCCACAATGGTATCACAAACATTCGGAACTTTCATCATATTGTTTTTTGTTCTGTATTTCGCCGGCGATCGATTCAACATCATTGTCTACCGGGAATTCGGAGTTTGCTTGGTGGACTTTTCTCAGCCATATTTCGCACCGTACACGATATTCAGCTTTGCCATTTCCATGTGGATGTACGCTATTTTGcttcttattttttatgttttaatgcTGCATATTGTGCGGCGGCATGCTCGGACGATTGCCAGTCAAGCCGCAGTTGCCATGGTGAATGCTTCGACCGTGCGCACTGAATCGCAAACGCGCACCACGGAACAGTTTCAAAAGGATGTCGAACGTGCCGAGAAACTCGCACGTCACATGCGCCACCGCGGGCTAATAAAATCAGTGATATTGACGGTATCGATCGCTGGGGCATTTTATATTGCTTGGTTGCCTTTTACAATTTGTGAAGTTGTGGCGGCCGTGCGTGGCAAAAGGATACCTCCAAACATAATGGAGCTCGCGTCGAGGTTGACTTTGTGCAATGGTTGGTTGAACACTGTGATATATCTACTCCTGAAGGAAACCTATCGACATGCAGTGGCTGAGTTTGTTCGTAAAACTTGGAAGGGATTGTGTAATCATCGGAGAGCTGACGTTTCTTGA